A genomic window from Cupriavidus basilensis includes:
- a CDS encoding indolepyruvate ferredoxin oxidoreductase family protein, protein MNAPLTPPVSDAIRRALANVSLEDKYTLERGRVYISGTQALVRLPMLQRERDRAAGLNTAGFISGYRGSPLGALDQSLWKAKQHLAAHDIVFQAGLNEDLAATSVWGSQQVNMYPDARFEGVFGMWYGKGPGVDRTSDVFKHANSAGSSRHGGVLVLAGDDHAAKSSTLAHQSEHIFKACGLPVLYPSNVQEYLDYGLHAWAMSRYSGLWVSMKCVTDVVESSASVELDPHRVEIVLPQDFILPPGGLNIRWPDPPLEQEARLLDYKWYAGLAYVRANKIDRIEIDSPHARFGIMTGGKAYLDTRQALANLGLDDETCARIGIRLYKVGCVWPLEAHGARAFAEGLQEILVVEEKRQIMEYALKEELYNWRDDVRPKVYGKFDEKDNAGGEWSIPQSNWLLPAHYELSPAIIARAIATRLDKFELPADVRARIAARIAVIEAKEKAMAVPRVAAERKPWFCSGCPHNTSTNVPEGSRALAGIGCHYMTVWMDRSTSTFSQMGGEGVAWIGQAPFAGDKHVFANLGDGTYFHSGLLAIRASIAAGVNITYKILYNDAVAMTGGQPIDGKLSVQDVANQVAAEGARKIVVVTDEPEKYSAAIKLPQGVEVHHRDELDRIQRELREVPGATILIYDQTCATEKRRRRKRGTYPDPAKRAFINDAVCEGCGDCSVKSNCLSVEPLETELGTKRQINQSSCNKDFSCVNGFCPSFVTAEGAQVKKPERHGVSMDNLPALPQPALPGLEHPYGVLVTGVGGTGVVTIGGLLGMAAHLENKGVTVLDMAGLAQKGGAVLSHVQIAAHPDQLHATRIAMGEADLVIGCDAIVSAIDDVISKTQVGRTRAIVNTAQTPTAEFIKNPKWQFPGLSAEQDVRNAVGEACDFINASGLAVALIGDAIFTNPLVLGYAWQKGWLPLSLDALVRAIELNGTAVEKNKAAFDWGRHMAHDPEHVLSLTGKLRNTAEGAEVVKLPTSSGALLEKLIAHRAEHLTAYQDAAYAQTFRDTVSRVRAAESALVGNGKPLPLTEAAARNLSKLMAYKDEYEVARLYTDPIFLDKLRNQFEGEPGRDYQLNFWLAPPLMAKRDEKGHLVKRRFGPSTMKLFGVLAKLKGLRGGVFDVFGKTAERRTERALIGEYRALLEELTRGLSAANHATAITLASLPDDIRGFGHVKDDNLAKVRTRWTALLEQFRHPETAQRVA, encoded by the coding sequence ATGAATGCCCCCCTGACCCCTCCGGTCAGCGACGCCATCCGCCGCGCGCTCGCAAACGTTTCCCTGGAAGACAAATACACGCTGGAGCGTGGCCGCGTTTATATCAGCGGCACGCAGGCGCTGGTACGCCTGCCGATGCTGCAGCGCGAGCGCGACCGCGCCGCCGGCCTGAACACGGCCGGCTTTATCTCTGGCTACCGCGGCTCGCCGCTAGGCGCGCTGGACCAGTCGCTATGGAAGGCCAAGCAGCATCTGGCCGCGCACGACATCGTGTTCCAGGCGGGATTGAATGAAGACCTGGCTGCCACCTCGGTATGGGGCTCGCAGCAGGTGAACATGTATCCGGACGCCAGGTTCGAAGGCGTGTTCGGCATGTGGTACGGCAAGGGCCCGGGCGTGGACCGCACGAGCGACGTCTTCAAGCACGCCAACTCGGCCGGCTCCTCCAGGCACGGCGGCGTGCTGGTGCTGGCGGGCGACGACCACGCCGCCAAATCGTCCACGCTGGCGCACCAGTCCGAGCACATCTTCAAGGCCTGCGGCCTGCCGGTGCTCTATCCCTCGAACGTGCAGGAGTATCTCGACTACGGCTTGCATGCCTGGGCCATGAGCCGCTACTCCGGCCTGTGGGTGTCGATGAAATGCGTGACCGATGTGGTGGAGTCATCGGCATCGGTGGAGCTGGATCCGCATCGCGTGGAGATCGTGCTGCCGCAGGATTTCATCCTGCCGCCGGGCGGCCTGAACATCCGCTGGCCCGATCCGCCGCTGGAACAGGAAGCGCGCCTGCTCGACTACAAGTGGTACGCCGGCCTGGCCTATGTGCGCGCCAACAAGATCGACCGCATCGAGATCGATTCGCCGCATGCGCGCTTCGGCATCATGACCGGCGGCAAGGCTTATCTCGACACGCGCCAGGCGCTGGCCAACCTGGGCCTGGACGATGAGACCTGCGCACGCATCGGCATCCGCCTGTACAAGGTGGGCTGCGTGTGGCCGCTGGAAGCGCACGGCGCGCGCGCCTTTGCCGAAGGCCTGCAGGAAATCCTGGTGGTCGAAGAAAAGCGCCAGATCATGGAGTACGCGCTCAAGGAAGAGCTCTACAACTGGCGCGACGACGTGCGCCCCAAGGTCTACGGCAAGTTCGACGAAAAAGACAACGCAGGCGGCGAATGGTCGATCCCGCAGAGCAACTGGCTGCTGCCGGCGCACTATGAACTGTCGCCCGCCATCATTGCCCGCGCCATCGCCACGCGGCTCGACAAGTTCGAGTTGCCCGCCGACGTGCGCGCGCGCATCGCCGCGCGCATCGCGGTGATCGAGGCCAAGGAAAAAGCCATGGCCGTGCCGCGCGTGGCGGCCGAGCGCAAGCCCTGGTTCTGTTCGGGCTGCCCGCACAACACCTCCACCAACGTGCCCGAAGGCTCGCGCGCGCTGGCCGGCATCGGCTGCCACTACATGACGGTGTGGATGGACCGCAGCACCAGCACCTTCAGCCAGATGGGCGGCGAAGGCGTGGCATGGATCGGGCAGGCGCCCTTCGCCGGCGACAAGCATGTGTTCGCCAACCTGGGCGACGGCACCTATTTCCACTCCGGCCTGCTGGCGATTCGCGCATCGATCGCGGCAGGCGTCAACATCACCTACAAGATCCTCTACAACGACGCAGTCGCCATGACCGGCGGCCAGCCGATCGACGGCAAGCTGTCGGTGCAGGACGTGGCCAACCAGGTTGCGGCCGAGGGCGCCAGGAAAATCGTCGTCGTCACCGACGAGCCGGAGAAATACAGCGCCGCCATCAAGCTGCCGCAAGGCGTGGAAGTGCACCACCGCGACGAGCTCGACAGGATCCAGCGCGAGCTGCGCGAGGTGCCCGGCGCCACCATCCTGATCTACGACCAGACCTGCGCCACCGAAAAGCGCCGGCGCCGCAAGCGCGGCACCTACCCCGATCCGGCCAAGCGCGCCTTCATCAACGACGCGGTCTGCGAAGGCTGCGGCGACTGCTCGGTGAAGTCGAACTGCCTGTCGGTGGAGCCACTGGAAACGGAGCTTGGCACCAAGCGGCAGATCAACCAGTCGTCCTGCAACAAGGACTTCTCGTGCGTCAACGGCTTCTGCCCGAGCTTCGTCACGGCCGAAGGCGCGCAGGTGAAGAAGCCCGAGCGCCACGGCGTGTCGATGGACAACCTGCCCGCCTTGCCGCAACCGGCGCTGCCCGGCCTTGAGCATCCCTACGGCGTGCTGGTCACGGGCGTGGGCGGCACCGGCGTGGTCACCATCGGCGGCCTGCTCGGCATGGCCGCGCACCTGGAAAACAAGGGCGTAACCGTGCTCGACATGGCCGGCCTGGCGCAAAAGGGCGGCGCGGTGCTCTCGCACGTGCAGATTGCCGCGCACCCGGACCAGCTCCACGCCACCCGCATCGCCATGGGCGAAGCGGACCTGGTGATTGGCTGCGACGCCATCGTCAGCGCCATCGACGATGTCATCTCCAAGACCCAGGTAGGACGCACGCGCGCCATCGTCAACACGGCACAGACGCCCACCGCCGAGTTCATCAAGAATCCCAAGTGGCAGTTCCCCGGCCTGTCGGCGGAACAGGATGTGCGCAATGCCGTGGGCGAGGCATGCGACTTCATCAACGCCAGCGGCCTGGCCGTGGCGCTGATCGGCGACGCCATCTTCACCAACCCGCTGGTGCTGGGCTACGCCTGGCAAAAGGGCTGGCTGCCGCTATCGCTGGACGCGCTGGTGCGCGCCATCGAGCTCAACGGCACGGCGGTGGAAAAAAACAAGGCCGCCTTCGACTGGGGCCGCCACATGGCGCACGACCCGGAGCATGTGCTGTCGCTCACCGGCAAGCTGCGCAACACCGCCGAAGGCGCGGAAGTGGTCAAGCTGCCCACCTCCTCCGGCGCCCTGCTGGAAAAGCTGATCGCGCACCGCGCCGAGCACCTGACTGCTTATCAGGATGCCGCTTACGCGCAAACCTTCCGCGACACGGTGAGCCGTGTGCGCGCGGCGGAAAGCGCACTGGTTGGCAATGGCAAGCCGCTGCCGCTGACCGAAGCGGCGGCACGCAACCTGTCCAAGCTGATGGCCTACAAGGACGAGTATGAAGTCGCGCGCCTTTATACCGATCCGATCTTCCTCGACAAGCTGCGCAACCAGTTCGAAGGCGAGCCCGGGCGCGACTACCAGCTCAATTTCTGGCTGGCGCCACCGCTGATGGCCAAGCGCGACGA